A portion of the Micromonospora tarapacensis genome contains these proteins:
- the leuD gene encoding 3-isopropylmalate dehydratase small subunit — MDKFTVHTGTVLPLRRSDVDTDQIIPAVYLKRVTRTGFADGLFSAWREDPGFVLNDQAYSGASILVAGPEFGTGSSREHAVWALRDFGFRVVISPRFGDIFRGNALKEGLLPVELELRAVEEIWSMVETDPTSPVTVDLTAREVRAGTATWQFPLDDFSRWRLIEGLDDIGLTLRHEARISAFEAGRPAFLPRVG, encoded by the coding sequence ATGGACAAGTTCACCGTGCACACCGGCACCGTGCTGCCGCTGCGTCGGTCCGACGTGGACACCGACCAGATCATCCCCGCCGTGTATCTCAAGCGGGTGACTCGCACCGGGTTTGCCGACGGGCTGTTCAGCGCCTGGCGCGAGGACCCGGGATTCGTACTCAACGATCAAGCCTATTCGGGTGCGTCGATTCTGGTGGCCGGTCCCGAGTTCGGCACCGGGTCATCGCGGGAGCACGCCGTGTGGGCGTTGCGCGACTTCGGCTTCCGGGTGGTGATCTCGCCGCGCTTCGGCGACATCTTCCGTGGCAACGCCCTCAAGGAAGGGCTGCTGCCGGTCGAGCTGGAATTGAGAGCCGTCGAAGAAATCTGGAGCATGGTCGAGACGGATCCGACCAGCCCGGTGACCGTCGACCTGACCGCCCGCGAGGTCCGGGCCGGCACCGCCACCTGGCAGTTCCCGCTCGACGACTTCAGCCGGTGGCGGCTCATCGAGGGCTTGGACGACATTGGACTCACCCTTCGGCACGAGGCGCGGATCAGCGCCTTCGAGGCCGGCCGGCCGGCTTTCCTGCCCCGGGTCGGGTAG
- the leuC gene encoding 3-isopropylmalate dehydratase large subunit — protein sequence MVGVTPGSRTLAEKVWDAHVVRSAAGEPDLLFIDLHLLHEVTSPQAFDGLRLAGRRVRRTDLTLATEDHNTPTGYADPSFQQRRGDLLTIADPTSRIQIETLRRNCAEYGVRLHPLGDANQGIVHVIGPQLGLTQPGMTIVCGDSHTATHGAFGALAFGIGTSEVEHVLATQTLPQARPKTMAVTVDGRLGPGVTAKDLVLALIAKVGTGGGRGHIVEYRGEAIRALSMEARMTIANMSIEWGAKAGMIAPDDTTFAYLKGRPNAPAGADWDAAVAYWRTLPTDEGATFDAEVTLDAAEISPFVTWGTNPGQGAPLGATVPDPDEFVTEPERAAARRALEYMDLRPGTVLRDLAVDVVFVGSCTNGRLEDLRAAAEVLRGHTVADGVRMLVVPGSAAVREAAQAEGLDKVFVDAGAEWRFAGCSMCLGMNPDTLSPGQRAASTSNRNFEGRQGRGGRTHLVSPPVAAATAVVGRLAAPADL from the coding sequence ATGGTGGGAGTCACTCCTGGGTCGAGGACCCTGGCCGAGAAGGTCTGGGACGCACACGTCGTCCGGTCCGCCGCTGGTGAGCCCGATCTGCTCTTCATCGACCTGCACCTGCTGCACGAGGTGACCAGCCCGCAGGCCTTCGATGGGCTGCGGCTGGCCGGCCGGCGGGTGCGCCGCACCGACCTCACGCTCGCGACCGAGGATCACAACACCCCGACCGGGTACGCCGATCCCTCGTTCCAGCAGCGCCGCGGCGACCTGCTCACCATCGCCGACCCGACCTCCCGCATCCAGATCGAGACGCTGCGGCGCAACTGCGCCGAGTACGGCGTCAGGCTGCACCCGCTCGGCGACGCGAACCAGGGCATCGTGCACGTGATCGGCCCGCAGCTGGGCCTCACCCAGCCCGGCATGACGATCGTCTGCGGCGACTCGCACACCGCCACCCACGGCGCCTTCGGCGCTCTGGCCTTCGGCATCGGCACCAGCGAGGTCGAGCACGTGCTCGCCACCCAGACACTGCCGCAGGCCCGGCCGAAGACCATGGCGGTCACCGTCGACGGCCGGCTCGGCCCCGGCGTCACCGCGAAGGATCTGGTGCTCGCCCTGATCGCCAAGGTCGGCACCGGCGGCGGGCGCGGGCACATCGTGGAGTACCGGGGTGAGGCGATCCGGGCGCTGTCCATGGAAGCGCGGATGACCATCGCCAACATGTCCATCGAGTGGGGCGCCAAGGCCGGCATGATCGCACCGGACGACACCACCTTCGCGTACCTCAAGGGACGGCCGAACGCCCCCGCCGGAGCCGACTGGGACGCGGCGGTGGCCTACTGGCGGACGCTGCCCACCGACGAGGGTGCGACCTTCGACGCCGAGGTGACGCTGGACGCCGCCGAGATCAGTCCGTTCGTCACCTGGGGCACCAACCCCGGTCAGGGTGCACCGCTGGGCGCGACCGTGCCGGACCCGGACGAGTTCGTCACCGAGCCGGAGCGGGCCGCCGCCCGCCGGGCCCTGGAGTACATGGACCTGCGCCCCGGCACCGTGCTGCGCGACCTCGCCGTCGACGTGGTCTTCGTCGGCTCGTGCACCAACGGGCGTCTGGAGGACCTGCGCGCCGCCGCCGAGGTGCTGCGTGGCCACACCGTCGCCGACGGGGTACGCATGTTGGTGGTGCCCGGCTCCGCCGCCGTGCGCGAGGCCGCCCAGGCGGAAGGGCTGGACAAGGTCTTCGTCGACGCCGGCGCCGAGTGGCGCTTCGCCGGCTGCTCCATGTGTCTGGGCATGAACCCGGACACGCTCTCTCCCGGGCAGCGCGCCGCCTCCACCTCGAACCGCAACTTCGAGGGCCGTCAGGGCCGGGGTGGGCGGACCCACCTGGTCAGCCCGCCGGTGGCCGCCGCCACCGCCGTCGTCGGCCGGCTGGCCGCCCCCGCCGACCTGTAG
- a CDS encoding NUDIX hydrolase, giving the protein MAGVTEIRAAGGVVWRPAPDGGAEVCLVHRPRYGDWSLPKGKLEPGEHPLIAATREVAEEADAQAAPELRLPTARYRSEGRLKVVDYWSMRVVGTGGFQPDTEVDEIRWLAVDDAVTLVSYPHDAEVLAAFAALPPVTATLVLVRHGHAGKRLTWPGPDTGRPLDARGWSEAYALAPLIGLIRPTRLLSAAPRRCVQTLDPAAALLDLPIEVSGDLNEPIAGQQPDECMLAAAALLTALATAGEPAAVCSQGKVIPGALERLAGRGGDYTTGKGGGWLLAFTGDRLIGADRI; this is encoded by the coding sequence GTGGCTGGCGTGACCGAGATCCGGGCGGCCGGTGGCGTGGTGTGGCGGCCGGCTCCGGACGGAGGCGCCGAGGTGTGCCTGGTGCACCGGCCCCGGTACGGGGACTGGTCGCTGCCGAAGGGCAAACTGGAGCCGGGTGAGCACCCGCTGATCGCCGCCACCCGGGAGGTAGCCGAGGAGGCCGATGCCCAGGCGGCGCCCGAGCTGCGGCTGCCGACCGCGCGGTATCGCAGCGAGGGTCGGCTCAAGGTGGTCGACTACTGGTCGATGCGGGTGGTCGGCACCGGCGGCTTCCAGCCGGACACCGAGGTCGACGAGATCCGCTGGCTGGCCGTGGACGACGCGGTCACCCTGGTCAGCTACCCGCACGACGCGGAGGTGCTCGCCGCGTTCGCGGCGCTGCCGCCGGTCACCGCGACGCTGGTGCTGGTCCGCCACGGGCACGCCGGTAAGCGGCTGACCTGGCCCGGCCCGGATACTGGGCGCCCGCTGGACGCCCGTGGCTGGTCCGAGGCGTACGCCTTGGCGCCGCTGATCGGGCTGATCCGCCCGACCCGGCTGCTCTCCGCCGCGCCGCGCCGGTGTGTGCAGACCCTCGACCCGGCTGCCGCGTTGCTGGACCTGCCGATCGAGGTGTCCGGCGACCTGAACGAGCCGATCGCCGGCCAGCAGCCCGACGAGTGCATGCTGGCCGCCGCGGCGCTGCTGACCGCGCTGGCGACCGCGGGCGAGCCGGCGGCGGTGTGCAGCCAGGGCAAGGTGATCCCGGGCGCCCTGGAGCGCCTCGCCGGGCGGGGCGGCGACTACACCACCGGCAAGGGCGGCGGCTGGCTGCTCGCCTTCACCGGAGACCGGCTCATCGGCGCCGACCGCATCTGA
- a CDS encoding endonuclease/exonuclease/phosphatase family protein: protein MLRQSRLGTAVLALGLVVLTDVLRVFLPSVITIFGQAASTPAELLGAFALGWFVLALAAPALVVRAGHRVVGVVAVVVLAAARLTLTATPGGRAQLWLATAGLLAGLVWLAATAARVERPVPALALGLGASALGHALLGTYDLVWWGRWEAWVATVAVVASLLAGEAFLALRSGSDARPGSPAAGGRAWLLAGPALLLGGMVALSPAVAGTAMSFWYGAAGTAAPPPFALAPLGVAASLFLFGALTVPRRRWRPLPPLLLLAGTLLFGYGPPGLLVLAMLLAAAGLGGCLALAGTAAPSDQATGRSGPRRSYAAVGGMLVFAVAAVLYYAAYDIGYPNGWLPAGVAVLAGVVASAGGRGSNGPQTPVGPAPSPSGAVELPAGRLAALAALVAFAAAWVHGPWLVSTNRDGPPEQVRLVAYNIRMGFGLDGRFDLAALHRAVGQADVVVLSEVDRGWLLNGGHDTLDLLAARLEMPYVFAPAAGPLWGDAVLSRWPVQRARTRSLPAVGAPTGAQALGVTVDFSDGVRLAVVSTHLQPPPGEDPVVQARAVAEFATAYADGAPLVVAGDFNTEPDDPAFAVFTSAALVDALAPARPLPTSPADDPDEQIDHIFVSPDLVATDPTAVPSTASDHLPVAVTLTLPTR, encoded by the coding sequence GTGCTACGCCAGAGCCGCCTGGGCACCGCCGTCCTGGCCCTGGGCCTCGTCGTCCTGACCGACGTGCTCCGGGTCTTCCTGCCCTCGGTCATCACCATCTTCGGCCAGGCCGCGTCGACCCCGGCCGAGCTGCTCGGGGCGTTCGCGCTGGGCTGGTTCGTGCTCGCGCTCGCCGCGCCAGCCCTCGTCGTACGGGCCGGCCACCGCGTCGTCGGCGTCGTGGCGGTGGTGGTGCTGGCCGCCGCCCGGCTCACCCTGACCGCCACACCCGGTGGCCGAGCCCAGCTCTGGCTCGCCACCGCCGGTCTGCTCGCCGGTCTGGTCTGGTTGGCCGCCACCGCCGCCCGGGTCGAGCGCCCGGTGCCCGCTCTGGCGCTGGGGCTGGGCGCCAGCGCGCTCGGCCATGCCCTGCTCGGCACGTACGACCTGGTCTGGTGGGGGCGATGGGAGGCGTGGGTGGCGACCGTCGCGGTGGTGGCGTCGCTGCTCGCCGGCGAGGCGTTCCTCGCCCTGCGCTCCGGCTCGGACGCCCGACCCGGCAGCCCGGCAGCGGGCGGTCGAGCCTGGCTGCTCGCCGGGCCGGCGCTGCTGCTCGGCGGCATGGTCGCACTGTCACCGGCCGTCGCGGGCACCGCGATGTCGTTCTGGTACGGCGCGGCCGGCACCGCCGCACCGCCGCCGTTCGCGCTGGCCCCGCTGGGCGTCGCGGCGTCGTTGTTCCTGTTCGGCGCGCTGACGGTGCCCCGCCGCCGGTGGCGTCCGCTGCCGCCGCTGCTGCTGCTGGCCGGGACCCTGCTGTTCGGGTACGGCCCGCCCGGGCTGCTCGTCCTCGCCATGCTGCTCGCCGCGGCGGGCCTGGGCGGTTGCCTCGCGCTGGCCGGTACCGCGGCTCCGTCGGACCAGGCCACCGGGCGGAGTGGGCCCCGGCGGTCGTACGCCGCAGTCGGCGGGATGCTCGTCTTCGCCGTCGCCGCGGTGCTGTACTACGCCGCCTATGACATCGGCTACCCCAACGGTTGGCTGCCAGCCGGAGTAGCCGTCCTGGCCGGGGTCGTCGCGTCGGCTGGCGGACGCGGGTCGAACGGGCCGCAGACGCCGGTGGGGCCGGCGCCGTCCCCGTCCGGGGCGGTGGAGCTGCCCGCCGGCCGGCTGGCGGCGCTGGCCGCCCTCGTCGCCTTCGCCGCCGCCTGGGTGCACGGGCCGTGGCTGGTGTCGACCAACCGGGACGGGCCGCCGGAGCAGGTGCGGCTGGTGGCGTACAACATCCGGATGGGCTTCGGCCTCGACGGCCGCTTCGACCTGGCCGCCCTCCACCGGGCGGTGGGCCAGGCCGACGTGGTGGTGCTCAGCGAGGTCGACCGGGGCTGGCTGCTCAACGGCGGCCACGACACCCTGGATCTGCTCGCCGCCCGGCTGGAGATGCCCTACGTCTTCGCGCCGGCCGCCGGCCCACTCTGGGGCGACGCGGTGCTCAGCCGTTGGCCGGTGCAGCGGGCGCGGACCCGCTCGCTGCCCGCGGTCGGTGCCCCCACCGGTGCGCAGGCGCTGGGCGTCACGGTCGACTTCAGTGACGGTGTGCGCCTGGCCGTGGTGAGCACCCACCTACAGCCACCGCCCGGTGAGGATCCGGTGGTCCAGGCACGCGCCGTCGCCGAATTCGCCACGGCGTACGCCGACGGCGCACCGCTCGTGGTCGCCGGCGACTTCAACACCGAGCCGGACGACCCGGCGTTCGCCGTGTTCACCAGCGCCGCCCTGGTCGACGCGCTCGCGCCGGCCCGCCCGTTGCCGACCAGCCCAGCCGACGACCCGGATGAGCAGATCGACCACATCTTCGTCTCGCCCGACCTGGTCGCCACCGACCCCACCGCAGTGCCGAGCACCGCCAGCGACCACCTGCCGGTCGCCGTCACCCTCACCCTGCCGACCCGCTGA
- a CDS encoding IclR family transcriptional regulator: MSGVGVLDKAVVILAACVDGASLAELVERTKLPRATAHRLAQALEIHRMLVRDTQGRWRPGPRLGELANAAPDVLLTAAEPLLAALRDATGESAQLYLRRADERICVAAAERASGLRDTVPVGSVLPMIAGSAAQILLAWEPPEAVMPLLPRSKFTGRTLAEVRRRGWAQSVAEREAGVASVSAPIRDRTGRVIAAISISGPIERLGRRPGERHAMAVVRAGQRLSGL; encoded by the coding sequence ATGAGCGGTGTCGGCGTTCTCGACAAGGCGGTGGTCATCCTGGCCGCCTGCGTGGACGGCGCCAGCCTGGCCGAACTCGTTGAACGCACCAAGCTGCCCCGGGCCACCGCGCACCGGCTGGCACAGGCGCTGGAAATCCACCGGATGCTGGTCCGGGACACCCAGGGCCGCTGGCGTCCCGGCCCGCGCCTGGGCGAGCTGGCGAACGCGGCACCGGACGTGCTGCTGACCGCGGCCGAGCCACTGCTCGCCGCCCTGCGGGACGCCACCGGAGAGAGCGCCCAGCTCTACCTGCGGCGGGCGGACGAGCGGATCTGCGTGGCCGCCGCCGAGCGGGCCAGCGGGCTGCGGGACACCGTCCCGGTGGGTTCCGTGTTGCCGATGATCGCCGGCTCGGCGGCGCAGATCCTGCTCGCCTGGGAACCGCCCGAGGCGGTGATGCCGCTGCTGCCCCGGTCGAAGTTCACCGGCCGCACCCTCGCCGAGGTGCGCCGCCGCGGCTGGGCGCAGAGCGTCGCCGAGCGGGAGGCCGGTGTGGCGAGCGTCTCGGCTCCGATCCGCGACCGCACCGGCCGCGTGATCGCCGCGATCAGCATCTCCGGCCCGATCGAGCGCCTCGGCCGCCGCCCCGGCGAACGCCACGCCATGGCCGTAGTCCGCGCCGGCCAACGCCTCTCCGGCCTCTAA
- a CDS encoding HU family DNA-binding protein gives MNKAELIEALAVRLGDRKTATAALDAVLAEVQAAVTKGEKVAITGFGAFEKRARGARTARNPRTGEAVKVKKTSVPTFRPGAGFKEMVASGKVPKATAAAKKTAGATARTTGAKATGAKATTAKKTTAAKSTAAKKTTAATTAAAKKTTASKAAAAKKTAAASKATAAKKTTATKAATKAAPAKKTTTKKAAPAKKTAAASKATAAKKTATAKKAPAKKAPARKAATRR, from the coding sequence GTGAACAAGGCCGAGCTCATCGAGGCGCTCGCCGTTCGCCTGGGGGACCGGAAAACGGCGACGGCCGCGCTCGACGCGGTCCTCGCTGAGGTCCAGGCGGCGGTCACCAAGGGCGAGAAAGTGGCGATCACCGGTTTCGGAGCGTTCGAGAAGCGTGCACGGGGTGCGCGAACAGCCCGGAACCCGCGCACGGGGGAGGCGGTGAAGGTCAAGAAGACCTCGGTGCCGACCTTCCGCCCGGGCGCCGGGTTCAAGGAGATGGTGGCCAGCGGCAAGGTGCCGAAGGCCACGGCTGCGGCGAAGAAGACCGCCGGAGCCACCGCAAGGACCACCGGCGCGAAGGCGACCGGTGCCAAGGCGACCACCGCGAAGAAGACGACCGCGGCGAAGAGCACCGCGGCCAAGAAGACCACCGCGGCGACGACTGCGGCGGCCAAGAAGACCACCGCGAGCAAGGCCGCGGCGGCCAAGAAGACCGCTGCGGCGAGCAAGGCGACGGCGGCCAAGAAGACGACCGCGACCAAGGCGGCCACGAAGGCCGCCCCGGCGAAGAAGACCACCACGAAGAAGGCCGCCCCGGCAAAGAAGACCGCTGCGGCGAGCAAGGCGACGGCGGCGAAGAAGACCGCGACAGCCAAGAAGGCGCCGGCGAAGAAGGCGCCGGCCAGGAAGGCCGCGACCCGGCGCTGA
- a CDS encoding CYTH and CHAD domain-containing protein, translated as MVEEERKFTVEPEWLMPDLSPAAPVGGSVRALPPVTLVATYHDTVDLRLARAGVSLRHREGDELPWTVKLPTDSPGVRHEISRAGAPGELPAELAELVTVFHRGAPLAPAAVVRTDRHGHEILDRAGTVLAEVVDDRVTVLDAEGTGTGGFREVEVERKAGDVELLDRLGGLLGDAGAEGGDFTPKHVRALGRAATAEPDLVAPAELPADPTAAAVVTEAVRREAGRLLAHDPLVRLRAPVGDDDTAVHQMRVACRRLRSDLKTFRPLVRPAWARPLRTELKWLADALGAARDTEVLRERLRRTAAADPVSPVDPAAVDRLDEVLAGWQEAALAGVDEALRSARYLALVDALVLAARAPRLTPRAKAPARQVLARLVGRPWRQLAGTAKKPGGVAALDPAGPDEQWHTVRKQGKQARSAVTAVAPVLGRDAAKLARALAKVQNLLGEHQDAAVAAQTWRAVAEERPADHQLAVTAGRLLERERAAVRRARADFPYAWRRASRRRRTRWLA; from the coding sequence ATGGTCGAGGAGGAACGGAAGTTCACGGTGGAGCCCGAGTGGCTCATGCCCGATCTCTCCCCCGCCGCCCCCGTCGGCGGATCCGTCCGCGCGCTACCGCCGGTGACCCTTGTCGCCACCTATCACGACACGGTGGACCTGCGGCTGGCCAGAGCGGGTGTCTCGCTGCGCCACCGCGAGGGCGACGAGCTGCCCTGGACGGTGAAACTGCCCACCGACAGCCCCGGTGTCCGGCACGAGATCTCCCGGGCCGGTGCTCCCGGCGAGCTGCCGGCGGAACTGGCCGAGTTGGTCACCGTCTTCCACCGGGGCGCGCCGCTGGCCCCGGCAGCGGTGGTGCGTACCGACCGGCACGGTCACGAGATCCTCGACCGGGCCGGCACGGTACTGGCCGAGGTGGTCGACGACCGGGTCACCGTGCTCGACGCCGAGGGCACCGGCACGGGCGGGTTCCGCGAGGTGGAGGTGGAACGCAAGGCCGGCGACGTGGAACTGCTCGACCGACTCGGCGGGTTGCTGGGCGACGCCGGCGCCGAGGGGGGCGACTTCACCCCGAAGCACGTACGCGCGCTGGGCCGGGCGGCCACCGCGGAGCCGGACCTGGTCGCCCCGGCCGAGCTGCCGGCCGACCCCACGGCGGCGGCGGTGGTCACCGAGGCGGTACGCCGCGAGGCGGGCCGGCTGCTGGCACACGACCCGCTGGTCCGGCTACGCGCACCGGTCGGCGACGACGACACCGCCGTGCACCAGATGCGGGTGGCCTGCCGGCGACTGCGCAGCGACCTGAAGACATTCCGCCCGCTGGTCCGCCCCGCCTGGGCCCGGCCGCTGCGCACCGAGCTGAAATGGCTGGCGGACGCCCTGGGCGCGGCCCGGGACACGGAGGTGCTCCGGGAGCGGCTGCGCCGCACCGCCGCGGCCGACCCGGTCAGCCCGGTCGATCCGGCAGCTGTCGACCGGCTGGACGAGGTGCTGGCCGGCTGGCAGGAGGCGGCCCTCGCCGGCGTGGACGAGGCGCTGCGGTCAGCGCGTTACCTGGCCCTGGTCGACGCGCTGGTGCTGGCCGCCCGGGCGCCCCGACTCACCCCACGGGCGAAGGCGCCGGCCCGGCAGGTGCTGGCCCGACTGGTGGGCCGCCCCTGGCGACAGCTGGCCGGCACGGCGAAGAAGCCGGGCGGCGTCGCGGCCCTCGACCCGGCCGGACCCGACGAGCAGTGGCACACCGTACGCAAACAGGGCAAGCAGGCCCGCTCGGCGGTGACGGCGGTCGCACCCGTGCTCGGCCGGGACGCGGCGAAGCTGGCCCGCGCGCTGGCGAAGGTGCAGAACCTGCTCGGCGAGCACCAGGACGCCGCCGTGGCCGCGCAGACCTGGCGGGCGGTGGCCGAGGAACGACCCGCCGACCATCAGTTGGCGGTGACCGCCGGCCGGCTGCTGGAACGTGAGCGGGCCGCCGTACGGCGGGCGCGGGCGGACTTCCCGTACGCCTGGCGACGGGCCAGCCGGCGACGCCGGACCCGGTGGCTGGCGTGA
- the arfB gene encoding alternative ribosome rescue aminoacyl-tRNA hydrolase ArfB, protein MDDGLRVTDRWVVPAAELRERFSRSSGPGGQGVNTADSRVELSFDLAGSPSIPEPLRARALDRLAGRLVDGVLTIAASEHRAQLANREAARERLTSLLREAVAPPPPPRRPTRPSRGAKERRLAEKKRRAQRKRDRRVDGE, encoded by the coding sequence GTGGACGACGGACTGCGGGTGACCGACCGGTGGGTCGTTCCCGCCGCCGAGCTGCGGGAGCGGTTCTCCCGGTCGTCCGGGCCCGGTGGGCAGGGAGTCAACACCGCCGACTCCCGGGTCGAGCTGAGCTTCGACCTGGCCGGCTCGCCGAGCATCCCGGAGCCGCTGCGCGCCCGGGCACTGGACCGGCTCGCCGGGCGGCTGGTCGACGGCGTGCTGACCATCGCCGCCAGTGAGCATCGGGCCCAGCTGGCCAACCGCGAGGCGGCCCGGGAACGACTGACGTCGCTGCTGCGCGAGGCCGTCGCCCCGCCGCCCCCGCCGCGCCGCCCCACCCGGCCGTCACGGGGAGCGAAGGAACGGCGGTTGGCCGAGAAGAAGCGCCGCGCCCAACGCAAGCGCGACCGCCGGGTGGACGGCGAGTAG
- a CDS encoding urease accessory protein UreD — protein sequence MTGLPAATWLPLQAAHEQRADRLTAGRRARRVTGERHAIDDFLYDYYGTRPSVLRRWHPGVGVRLEPGSAGPAPHHRWRWYATDADASVRLDLAAFLADRGDSVRFIHRLLSAIASRPAFTGCFGLHEWAMVYRQREHRHPLPLRLGQQDTDAVVESHQIRCTHFDAYRFFTPDAVGLNRLRPTRASQVELDQPGCLHASMDCHKWATKLGPAVAGDLALDCFELARDIRLLDMQASPYDFSSYGEPAVAVETPEGKAEYVARQREFSQRAGRLRARLIDVCVALLAAEPAALSRV from the coding sequence GTGACCGGCCTGCCCGCGGCGACCTGGCTGCCCCTACAGGCAGCTCACGAGCAGCGCGCCGATCGCCTCACCGCCGGCCGTCGCGCCCGCAGGGTCACCGGGGAGCGGCACGCCATCGATGACTTCCTCTACGACTACTACGGCACGAGACCCTCGGTGCTGCGGCGGTGGCACCCCGGCGTCGGCGTCCGCCTGGAACCCGGATCCGCCGGCCCGGCCCCGCACCACCGCTGGCGCTGGTACGCGACGGACGCGGACGCGTCGGTGCGTCTCGACCTCGCCGCGTTCCTCGCCGACCGGGGCGATTCGGTGCGCTTCATCCATCGACTGCTGTCCGCCATCGCGTCACGACCGGCCTTCACCGGCTGCTTCGGCCTGCACGAGTGGGCGATGGTGTACCGCCAGCGGGAGCACCGGCATCCGCTCCCCCTCCGTCTCGGGCAGCAGGACACCGACGCGGTGGTCGAGTCACACCAGATCCGCTGCACGCACTTCGACGCGTACCGGTTCTTCACCCCCGACGCGGTCGGCCTCAACCGGCTCCGGCCGACGCGGGCCAGTCAGGTGGAGCTCGACCAGCCGGGCTGCCTGCACGCCTCGATGGACTGCCACAAGTGGGCCACGAAGCTGGGTCCCGCCGTGGCCGGTGACCTGGCGCTCGACTGCTTCGAGCTGGCGAGGGACATCCGGCTGCTCGACATGCAGGCGTCACCGTACGACTTCTCCTCGTACGGTGAACCGGCGGTGGCCGTCGAGACGCCGGAGGGCAAGGCCGAGTACGTGGCTCGGCAGCGCGAGTTCTCCCAGCGTGCGGGCCGGCTGCGGGCCCGGCTGATCGACGTCTGCGTGGCCCTGCTGGCGGCGGAGCCGGCGGCGCTGTCGAGGGTCTGA
- a CDS encoding fumarylacetoacetate hydrolase family protein: MRIARFAHAKGMSFGVVEGEPEAGPQGLTIAEISGHPFGQITFSGVRWALSDVRLLSPILPSKVVCVGRNYAEHAAEHGHEVPKEPLLFLKPSTSVIGPRDAIRLPEFSRQVEHEAELAVVIGAPGARRADRAAAERAIFGYTCANDVTARDLQRSDSQWTRAKGFDSFCPIGPWITTGLDVTDLEIRCEVGRDPEEMEVRQLGRTRDMVFDVPALVSYVSHVMTLLPGDVVLTGTPAGVSPLAEGDTVSVRIDGIGELVNPVLSAT; encoded by the coding sequence GTGCGTATCGCTCGTTTCGCTCATGCCAAGGGAATGTCGTTCGGCGTCGTCGAGGGGGAGCCGGAGGCGGGCCCGCAGGGGCTCACCATCGCGGAGATCTCCGGCCATCCGTTCGGCCAGATCACGTTCAGCGGGGTCCGCTGGGCGTTGTCCGACGTCCGGCTGCTCTCCCCGATCCTGCCCAGCAAGGTGGTCTGCGTCGGTCGCAACTACGCGGAGCACGCCGCCGAACATGGTCACGAGGTCCCGAAGGAGCCATTGCTGTTCCTCAAGCCCTCCACCTCGGTCATCGGCCCTCGGGACGCGATCCGGCTCCCGGAGTTCAGCAGGCAGGTCGAGCACGAGGCAGAGTTGGCGGTGGTGATCGGTGCGCCCGGTGCCCGCCGTGCGGACCGGGCCGCGGCGGAGCGCGCCATCTTCGGCTACACCTGCGCCAACGACGTCACCGCCCGCGACCTGCAACGCTCCGACAGCCAGTGGACCCGGGCGAAGGGGTTCGACTCGTTCTGCCCGATCGGGCCGTGGATCACCACCGGTCTCGACGTCACCGATCTGGAGATCCGCTGCGAGGTGGGACGCGATCCGGAGGAGATGGAGGTCCGCCAGTTGGGCCGCACCCGGGACATGGTCTTCGACGTGCCGGCACTGGTGTCGTACGTCTCACACGTGATGACGTTGCTGCCCGGTGACGTCGTGCTGACCGGCACGCCGGCAGGGGTTAGCCCGCTCGCCGAGGGGGATACGGTGAGCGTCAGGATCGACGGGATCGGCGAGTTGGTCAACCCGGTCCTGTCTGCGACCTGA